The genome window GATTAGGGTCGAAAACAGCTGTTTATCATGGTATTCAGGGGAACTGATACCATGCAAAGTGCTTAAACGCTGTGCCAGTTCATGGCTTTGTTGCTCAAGGTCGGCACGGGTCAAAGGGCTATGGAGCTGCAGTAAGTTCAGCACCACAGCATAACGTTGTAATACATCCTGCGCGTTGTGTGCCAGCAGCTCCAGCATAAAATGACCTGCCTGTTGCACTGGTGCTGCTTGTAAATACTGGCCTTGAGCTTCGATTAACTGGTGCTTTTGCAACTGCTCCAGCACCTGGCTTATGTAGTCGTTAAAATGCTCCAGCTGTAAAAACAATTCATGTTGTAACAGAGGTTGCAGTAGCTGACAAATATTCACCAACTGCACTTTAGTTAAACCTGGATGCTGTAATAAAGCCGTCGCCAAAATAGCTGGCAACATAAACAAATGGCAGACGTTATTACGGTAGTAACTTAATAAAATCGCATTTTCAGGCGTTAGCTGAATAATTTGTCCGAAGCTGTCTTGTGACACCTCGACTTTCTTCAGGTTGATGGCATGGTCAATCCACTGACTGACAGAACCTTCAGGTAAAGTGACTCCACTATGATAAGGCGCATAGTGTTGTAAGTTACGGTAAAACTCCAGCTGGGTCGTAAGCTCTTGTCGTGTCAGCGAATGCTGGCGTGTTGCCAGTAAACAGGTGGCGATTAGATTGATGCTGTTCAGCGCCGCAGCCTGGTTAATCCGCTGCATAATTGTTGTAGCCAGTGAGGCTACAGCAGGGTTTAGCCAGACTGGTTTTTGTGCATCTGCTGTTTCAATTGATGCGCGCCAGTCAGGAGCCTGCTGGTTTAAAAAAGCATTCAGCGAAATAGGCTGGCCAAAATTGACATACCCATAGCCATAATCCCGCAGTTTACGGGCTGCGCTGAAAACGCCCCCTATAGATTCTTTTTTCTTACTGGACCCTTTGAGTTCTGTCAGATAGGTATTGACCTCCATCACGTGCTCATAGCCCAGATACACAGGCACTAAGCTGATAGGTCTGTCTATACCACGCAGTACAGCTTGCACTGTCATCGCCAACATACCGGTTTTAGGCTGCAATAAACGGCCTGTGCGGCTGCGGCCACCTTCGGAGTAATACTTTACCGGATAACCTTTACTGAATAGCTGGCTTAAGTATTCACGAAATACGGCTGAGTACAGCTTTTCACCGCTGAAACTACGGCGGATAAAAAAGGCGCCACCACGGCGGAATAAAGTGCCGACAGGCCAGAAATTCAGGTTAATACCAGCGGCTATATGAGGCGGAGCTAAACCCTGATGGTAAATGACGTAACTTAACAGCAGATAATCCATGTGGCTGCGATGGCAAGGCACATAAACGATTTCGTGGCCTTTTTGCACTAAATCAGTCAGCACCTGACCATTAGTAATTTTTAAGCCTGAATACAGCTTTTTCCATAACCAGCCGAGGAAACGATCGCCTACCCTTAAAGTGGACTCGCGGTAATCTGCTGCTATTTCTTCAAGCAGTTTTAAGGCTTCAGCCCGTGCTTCTCTGATACTGATTTTTTTAGACTGGGCTTCTTCTTCAATGGCTTTTTTTAATGCATCTGAAGCCAGTAAAGAGTTAAATAATGCAGCTCTGTCCGGTAATTTTGGACCAGTTGCAGCCAGACGCTGGCGATAAAAATGGAAACGAGCCACACGCAACAACTTATGGGCCGTGTCTTCATTCACTGTGGCATTTTCAATAATCTGACGCACAGATACAGCTTTACTGAAGCGCACTAGGGTATGACGACCAGAAATTAACACAATAAAGAGTTTAGCCAGCCAGCTTGGGGATTCAGATTCGCCCAGCATAGACTTCACGCTGTCTTCTTTACCCGGCGCACGGCCCCACAACACTGACACAGGGATCAATTGTGCTGAAAAATTTGGGTCCCGCTGATGTGCCTGCAATAAAGCCAGGCCTTGTTGTAAGGCGTCGGTAGAAGCACGACTACCCCAGAGCACACGAGGTTGTTCGAGGAAAATAGTACGGGACAAGGTCGTGTTACCCAACTGCACCGGTGCCATAGGATCAGGTAATCCCAGCTTATGGCAGACTCGGGCTAAAGTGGCCAAATCGCTGGAAGAGGCGGTTCTGCTGATATAGAACACAGGTTGTTTGGGGTCCAGCGCCAGGTTTTCCGCTACAGGTTCGGGCACTATTTTGCATTTGACCAAAGGTTTGAGTGGCCAATACAGCAACTTTGCTAACCATGTCATTGGTTTTAACATATCAAATCCGTACTTATAAACAGCCGTTAGGATAGCATGGAAGGTCTTACCAGCAAAATTGTGCTGATGGCTTGGCAGACTGCAAAAGGCTGTATATACTCACAGTATCCACTGTATAGGTATTCAGCATTATGCGTCCATTAACACCAAGACAAGCCGAAATTTTGCAACTGCTTAAAGATTATCAGGCCGCTTCAGGTATGCCGCCGACCCGTGCTGAAATCGCTACTCAGCTGGGATTTAAGTCAGCCAACGCTGCAGAAGAGCATTTAAAAGCGCTGGCGAAAAAAGGTTTTATCGAAATGATGCCTGGCACCTCTCGTGGCATCCGTTTGGTTGAAGATGATGCTGCCAATGATGTCGAAGAAGAAGAGCCGGGTTTGCCGCTAATTGGTAAAGTCGCTGCTGGTCAGCCGATTCTGGCAGCAGAGAATATTCAGCAGCGTTATCAGCTCGATGCCAGTTTATTTAAACCTAATGCCGACTTTTTATTAAAAGTGCAGGGCATGAGCATGAAAGATATTGGCATTATGGATGGTGACTTACTGGCCGTGCATAAAACCACTGAAGCCCGTCAGGGGCAGATTGTGGTGGCCAGGGTTGAAGATGAGGTGACAGTAAAGCGTTTTCGTCGTGAAGGTCAGATGGTTTACCTGCATCCGGAAAACGGCGATTTTGACGTGATTAAGGTGGACTTAAGCCAACAGCATTTTGCCATTGAAGGCCTTGCCGTTGGTGTGATCCGCACTGGTAGCTGGTAAAAAAATCTACCTGACTCAATAGTTTGTAATATATGAAGCACTGGTACGACCATTTGGTTTTATCGGTGCTTTTTCATTTTTCGGGTTTACTTCTGTCTGTTCCTTGACTAATTGTTAGATGCAACTGATAACAAAATATACAAATCAGTGCACCGATTTTTGCAAGTTAAATCGGGACAATAATAATAATGGCGGTTGCGGACCAAAGACGAAGTAGGGTGTGTGTCTTTAAATCTGCAATTTGCTTTGTGCAAAGACAGAGGAGAAGTCACGTGGCGAGAACCAGTTATCTGTGTTGGTCGCTGCTAACCTTTTTGCTTGCGTTTTCGACGCAGTCTGCAGAAATGCCTTTGAACATGACTCAAGGGGTTACAGAAATCAGTCAGCAGGTTTACGACCTGCATATGAAGATTTTTTACATTTGCTGTGCAATAGGGGTAGCGGTTTTTGGGGTGATGTTTTGGTCCATCATCCATCATCGTAAGTCGAAGGGCGTCGCGCCAGCCCAATTTCATGAGAGCACCAAAGTAGAACTGCTTTGGACTGCTTTACCTGTTGTTATTCTTATTTTAATGGCGATACCCGCCACCCAAACCCTGATAGCGATGGAAGACACCTCCGAAGCTGATGTGACAGTTCTGGTCACAGGCTCACAATGGAAGTGGCACTACAAATATATGGACCACAAAGTAGAGTATTACTCTTTGTTGGCCACACCCCGTAAACAAATCGAAAATAAACTTAAAAAGGGCGAAAACTACCTGTTAGAAGTGGATAGACCTTTGGTGATCCCTACAGGTAAAAAAGTGCGCTTTTTAGTCACTTCGGATGACGTGATCCACTCCTGGTGGGTACCGGCTTTTGCGGTGAAAAAAGATGCAAACCCTGGCTTTATCAATGAAGCCTGGACCAAAGTCGATCATCCCGGTATTTACCGCGGTCAGTGTGCCGAGTTGTGTGGTAAAGACCATGGCTTTATGCCTGTGGTGGTGATCGCCAAAGATCAGGCTGATTTTGATCAATGGATAGCACAGGAAGCTGCTACTCAGGCTGCTGTCAAAGCTGAAGAGCTCAAGTTGTTGTCGATGAATATGAGCAAAGAAGAGTTAATGGCCCTGGGTGAAAAAACCTATATGGGTTATTGCGCCGCTTGCCATCAACCCACAGGCATGGGTATTCCGGGTGTTTTCCCTGCTCTTAAAGGCAGCAAAATGGCGCTGGAAGATTTACCTGCTCATATCGATAT of Rheinheimera sp. MM224 contains these proteins:
- the plsB gene encoding glycerol-3-phosphate 1-O-acyltransferase PlsB, which produces MLKPMTWLAKLLYWPLKPLVKCKIVPEPVAENLALDPKQPVFYISRTASSSDLATLARVCHKLGLPDPMAPVQLGNTTLSRTIFLEQPRVLWGSRASTDALQQGLALLQAHQRDPNFSAQLIPVSVLWGRAPGKEDSVKSMLGESESPSWLAKLFIVLISGRHTLVRFSKAVSVRQIIENATVNEDTAHKLLRVARFHFYRQRLAATGPKLPDRAALFNSLLASDALKKAIEEEAQSKKISIREARAEALKLLEEIAADYRESTLRVGDRFLGWLWKKLYSGLKITNGQVLTDLVQKGHEIVYVPCHRSHMDYLLLSYVIYHQGLAPPHIAAGINLNFWPVGTLFRRGGAFFIRRSFSGEKLYSAVFREYLSQLFSKGYPVKYYSEGGRSRTGRLLQPKTGMLAMTVQAVLRGIDRPISLVPVYLGYEHVMEVNTYLTELKGSSKKKESIGGVFSAARKLRDYGYGYVNFGQPISLNAFLNQQAPDWRASIETADAQKPVWLNPAVASLATTIMQRINQAAALNSINLIATCLLATRQHSLTRQELTTQLEFYRNLQHYAPYHSGVTLPEGSVSQWIDHAINLKKVEVSQDSFGQIIQLTPENAILLSYYRNNVCHLFMLPAILATALLQHPGLTKVQLVNICQLLQPLLQHELFLQLEHFNDYISQVLEQLQKHQLIEAQGQYLQAAPVQQAGHFMLELLAHNAQDVLQRYAVVLNLLQLHSPLTRADLEQQSHELAQRLSTLHGISSPEYHDKQLFSTLINALREAGYCHSNEQNELEATAILLPLQQTVNGLLRADVLQTVLSIVKKKV
- the lexA gene encoding transcriptional repressor LexA, with the protein product MRPLTPRQAEILQLLKDYQAASGMPPTRAEIATQLGFKSANAAEEHLKALAKKGFIEMMPGTSRGIRLVEDDAANDVEEEEPGLPLIGKVAAGQPILAAENIQQRYQLDASLFKPNADFLLKVQGMSMKDIGIMDGDLLAVHKTTEARQGQIVVARVEDEVTVKRFRREGQMVYLHPENGDFDVIKVDLSQQHFAIEGLAVGVIRTGSW
- the coxB gene encoding cytochrome c oxidase subunit II, producing MTQGVTEISQQVYDLHMKIFYICCAIGVAVFGVMFWSIIHHRKSKGVAPAQFHESTKVELLWTALPVVILILMAIPATQTLIAMEDTSEADVTVLVTGSQWKWHYKYMDHKVEYYSLLATPRKQIENKLKKGENYLLEVDRPLVIPTGKKVRFLVTSDDVIHSWWVPAFAVKKDANPGFINEAWTKVDHPGIYRGQCAELCGKDHGFMPVVVIAKDQADFDQWIAQEAATQAAVKAEELKLLSMNMSKEELMALGEKTYMGYCAACHQPTGMGIPGVFPALKGSKMALEDLPAHIDIVLNGKTGTAMQAFGKQLSLSEIAAVVTYERNAWDNNTGDVVQAADIAQAQKP